The Hevea brasiliensis isolate MT/VB/25A 57/8 chromosome 1, ASM3005281v1, whole genome shotgun sequence genome has a window encoding:
- the LOC110652405 gene encoding PTI1-like tyrosine-protein kinase 1: MADDYHQRNFGAHAPSPGYYILDKTGAVDDLALRKRDKMRRWLCCTCQVEESYPSRENEQQRSPKNYTDGNPMKGSKVSAPVRAEVQKEAPPIEVPALSLDELKEKTDNFGSKALIGEGSYGRVYYTNLDNGKAVAVKKLDVASEQESNVEFLAQVSMVSRLKHENVVELLGYCVEGNLRVLTYEFATMGSLHDILHGRKGVQGAQPGPTLDWMQRVRIAVDAAKGLEYLHEKVQPPIIHRDIRSSNVLLFEDFKAKIADFNLSNQAPDMAARLHSTRVLGTFGYHAPEYAMTGQLTQKSDVYSFGVVLLELLTGRKPVDHTMPRGQQSLVTWATPRLSEDKVKQCVDPKLKGDYPPKGVAKLAAVAALCVQYEAEFRPNMSIVVKALQPLLKAPAPHPPPSAS, from the exons ATGGCGGACGATTATCATCAGCGCAATTTTGGG GCACATGCACCTTCTCCTGGTTACTATATATTGGATAAAACAGGTGCTGTAGACGATTTGGCTTTGAGGAAGAGAGACAAGATGCGCAGGTGGCTTTGTTGTACCTGTCAAGTAGAAGAATCATACCCATCACGGGAGAATGAGCAACAAAGAAGCCCAAAGAACTACACAGATG GGAACCCAATGAAGGGCTCAAAGGTATCAGCTCCGGTCAGAGCTGAAGTGCAGAAGGAAGCACCTCCAATTGAAGTGCCTGCATTGTCTTTAgatgaattgaaagagaagacTGACAATTTTGGTTCGAAGGCATTAATTGGTGAAGGATCCTATGGAAGAGTCTATTATACTAACTTAGATAATGGGAAAGCTGTGGCAGTAAAAAAACTTGATGTTGCATCTGAGCAAGAGTCAAACGTCGAATTTCTGGCTCAG GTTTCCATGGTGTCAAGATTGAAACATGAAAATGTTGTTGAGTTGCTTGGTTACTGTGTGGAAGGAAATCTTCGAGTGCTTACATATGAATTTGCAACAATGGGATCTCTCCATGACATATTACATG GTAGAAAGGGAGTTCAAGGGGCTCAACCAGGTCCCACACTTGACTGGATGCAGCGTGTGAGAATTGCAGTTGATGCAGCAAAGGGGTTGGAATACTTGCATGAGAAGGTACAACCTCCTATAATACACAGAGATATCAGATCAAGCAATGTGCTTCTATTTGAGGACTTCAAAGCCAAGATTGCAGATTTTAACCTTTCAAATCAGGCTCCTGACATGGCTGCTCGCCTTCATTCTACTCGTGTTTTGGGAACCTTTGGTTATCATGCTCCGGA GTATGCAATGACTGGACAATTGACACAGAAGAGTGATGTTTATAGCTTTGGGGTGGTTCTTCTGGAACTTTTGACTGGGAGGAAACCTGTTGATCACACAATGCCACGAGGACAACAGAGTCTTGTCACTTGG GCTACTCCAAGACTGAGTGAAGACAAAGTTAAACAATGCGTAGATCCAAAGCTGAAGGGAGATTATCCTCCTAAAGGTGTGGCCAAG TTGGCAGCTGTGGCTGCATTATGTGTGCAATATGAAGCTGAGTTCAGGCCTAATATGAGCATCGTTGTGAAGGCACTCCAACCGCTTTtgaaggccccagctcctcatccTCCTCCTTCAGCAAGCTAA